A single region of the Ruficoccus amylovorans genome encodes:
- a CDS encoding glycosyltransferase, which yields MNDSATHVLVLPSYNTGPILERTVREALRYWRPLWLFIDGSTDGAHEVFLKKPEEWPGLRVFVSQTNRGKGATAAWAADEAARAGFTHLLLMDADGQHPADRVPELMSLSAQRPEACVMGQPDFGPDAPWVRLAGRQLSVGLTQFETLWGGLADPLFGMRVYPVGPLREVFKGTRFARRYDFDPEVAVRLFWAGVPPLRCRVPVRYVPAEEGGVSHFHYLRDNAFMLWLHVRLLLSFVPRCFSVARLSRRFRRQQDGGGGPLCSC from the coding sequence ATGAATGATTCCGCGACCCACGTGCTCGTCCTGCCCTCGTACAACACCGGCCCCATCCTGGAGCGCACGGTGCGGGAGGCGCTGCGCTACTGGCGTCCGCTCTGGCTCTTTATCGACGGCTCCACCGATGGGGCGCACGAGGTCTTTTTGAAAAAACCGGAGGAGTGGCCCGGGCTGCGGGTCTTTGTCAGCCAAACCAATCGCGGCAAGGGGGCAACGGCGGCCTGGGCGGCGGATGAGGCGGCGCGGGCAGGCTTCACCCACCTGTTGCTGATGGATGCCGACGGGCAGCACCCCGCTGACCGGGTGCCGGAACTGATGAGCCTCTCTGCACAAAGGCCGGAGGCGTGTGTCATGGGGCAACCGGATTTCGGCCCGGACGCGCCCTGGGTGCGACTGGCCGGGCGGCAGTTGAGTGTCGGGCTGACTCAGTTCGAAACCCTCTGGGGCGGCCTGGCCGACCCCTTGTTCGGGATGCGCGTGTACCCGGTCGGGCCGTTGCGGGAGGTTTTTAAGGGAACGCGCTTCGCGCGGCGCTATGACTTCGACCCCGAGGTGGCGGTTCGGCTTTTCTGGGCCGGGGTGCCTCCGCTGCGCTGCCGGGTGCCGGTGCGCTATGTGCCCGCCGAAGAGGGCGGGGTGAGCCACTTTCACTATCTGCGTGACAACGCCTTTATGCTCTGGCTCCATGTCAGGCTGTTGCTTTCATTTGTTCCACGATGCTTTTCCGTCGCCCGACTCAGCCGCCGTTTTCGCCGTCAGCAGGACGGTGGAGGCGGGCCGTTGTGTTCCTGTTGA
- a CDS encoding lysophospholipid acyltransferase family protein, with product MSATPSYKPSRSLGLYLRYLAMIVLFGLWAFALNVLCALLLPLGLERRSPGSIRRILADSMRRYTRLLAMMGMGRVRFTGLDKIPAGPCLLVANHTGLLDALFLMIERPQMVCVFKSSLRRNPFFRYMIRQGGFIANRDGMESLRAMEKALGEGRQVLVFPEGTRTAVPPLNRFKAGFGWVAKETGVPVCALLIRNPSGLLCKGGGLFGRYAFPFTCEFRYLGEFRPAPDEPPPLFARRMEDFYREQLAKEDFSLWPK from the coding sequence CCCCAGTTATAAGCCGTCCCGCTCGCTCGGACTTTACCTGCGCTATCTGGCGATGATCGTGCTGTTCGGACTGTGGGCCTTCGCGCTCAACGTCCTGTGCGCACTCCTGCTGCCGCTGGGGCTGGAAAGGCGTTCGCCGGGGAGCATCCGGCGTATCCTGGCCGACTCCATGCGCCGCTACACACGACTGCTGGCGATGATGGGAATGGGACGGGTGCGCTTCACCGGGCTGGATAAAATCCCCGCCGGCCCCTGCCTGCTGGTGGCCAACCACACGGGGCTGCTCGACGCGCTTTTTCTCATGATCGAGCGCCCGCAGATGGTCTGCGTGTTTAAATCCAGCCTGCGCCGCAACCCGTTTTTCCGCTACATGATCCGGCAGGGCGGCTTTATTGCCAATCGCGACGGGATGGAGTCGCTGCGCGCGATGGAGAAAGCCCTCGGCGAAGGCCGCCAGGTGCTGGTCTTCCCCGAGGGGACGCGGACCGCTGTCCCGCCCCTGAACCGCTTCAAGGCCGGATTCGGCTGGGTGGCGAAGGAGACCGGCGTCCCCGTCTGCGCCCTGCTCATCCGCAACCCCTCGGGCCTGCTGTGCAAGGGCGGGGGGCTTTTCGGGCGCTACGCCTTTCCCTTTACCTGCGAGTTCCGCTACCTGGGTGAGTTCCGTCCCGCCCCCGATGAGCCGCCCCCGCTCTTTGCCCGACGGATGGAGGACTTTTACCGCGAACAACTGGCGAAGGAGGATTTTTCCCTGTGGCCGAAGTGA